From Syngnathus scovelli strain Florida chromosome 14, RoL_Ssco_1.2, whole genome shotgun sequence, one genomic window encodes:
- the tmem30b gene encoding cell cycle control protein 50B codes for MVKEENELVNRPDNTAFTQQRLPAWQPMLSAGIIIPGFVLIGLAFIGIGVALLITSRSIQVLELDYTGEDQDSPCFRCSDPAVRNCTCTLQFSNDRLIEGPVFFYYGLSNYFQNYRRYGVSRDDGQLYGDLSYFKEPYDQCEPYRFGGGNNQPIVPCGSIANSMFNDTFRLFQNINGQRREVPLDGKGIAWWTDYNIKFRNPTVTPLRDAFNGTVKPPFWPRPAYELDTSDPANNGFINQDFLVWMRTAALPDFRKLYRRITEGDYANGLPAGNYSLDISYNYPVMSFSGRKRVVFSNVSWMGGKNEFLGIAYLVIGTLCIVMSVVMLIVYAKFKFPEEE; via the exons ATGGTAAAGGAAGAAAATGAGTTGGTCAACCGGCCTGACAACACTGCCTTCACGCAGCAGAGGCTCCCAGCCTGGCAGCCCATGCTCTCCGCCGGAATCATCATCCCCGGGTTTGTCCTCATCGGTCTGGCCTTCATCGGCATCGGTGTTGCCCTCTTGATCACCTCGCGAAGCATCCAAGTCCTCGAG CTCGACTACACGGGCGAGGACCAGGACTCTCCATGCTTTAGGTGTTCGGACCCTGCCGTGAGGAACTGTACTTGCACGCTGCAGTTTTCCAACGACCGCTTGATTGAG GGGCCGGTGTTCTTTTATTATGGCTTGTCCAACTATTTCCAGAACTACAGAAGGTACGGCGTCTCCAGAGATGATGGCCAACTTTATGGAGACTTGTCCTATTTCAAG GAACCCTATGATCAATGCGAGCCCTACCGATTTGGCGGCGGCAACAACCAACCGATCGTGCCTTGTGGCTCGATAGCAAACAGCATGTTTAACG ACACATTCAGACTCTTTCAGAACATAAACGGCCAGCGGCGGGAGGTGCCCTTGGATGGCAAAGGGATCGCTTGGTGGACTGATTACAATATCAAGTTCAGAAACCCCACTGTCACACCCCTGAGGGACGCATTTAATG GCACCGTGAAGCCGCCGTTTTGGCCCAGACCGGCTTATGAGCTGGACACCTCGGATCCTGCCAATAACGGCTTCATTAATCAAGATTTCCTGGTGTGGATGCGAACGGCCGCACTGCCGGATTTCCGCAAACTGTATCGGCGGATCACCGAGGGCGACTACGCCAACGGCCTGCCAGCAGGAAACTATTCTCTCGACATCTCTTACA ACTATCCTGTGATGAGCTTCAGCGGCAGAAAGAGGGTGGTCTTCAGCAACGTGTCATGGATGGGGGGCAAGAATGAGTTCCTGGGTATCGCCTACCTGGTCATCGGCACGCTGTGCATCGTCATGTCAGTGGTCATGCTCATTGTTTATGCTAAATTTAAGTTCCCCGAGGAGGAGTGA
- the kdm1a gene encoding lysine-specific histone demethylase 1A isoform X1 encodes MDITRCTEKWERPPTSSIMLTSKKSDAGSSSSSSSSSAGAAGGDRAQGSDAQSAASISAAGPTDVKKKERSSPSSESGGAPLPQQGAGGPGALDPDSAEVRRTSRRKRQKQVEYREMDESLANLSEDEYYSEEERNAKAEKERKQVIPPPAPPPEEENDSEPEEPSGVEGAAFQSRLPHDRMTSQEAACFPDIISGPQQTQKVFLYIRNRTLQLWLDNPKIQLTFETTVQQLEAPYNSDNVLVHRIHSYLERHGLINFGIYKRVKALPTKKTGKVIVIGGGVSGLAAARQLQSFGMDVTVLESRDRVGGRVATFRKGNYVADLGAMVVTGLGGNPMAVVSKQVNMELAKIKQKCPLYEANGQAGERCTSVPKEKDEMVEQEFNRLLEATSFLSHQLDFNFLNNKPVSLGQALEVVIQLQEKHVKDEQIEHWNKIVKTQEELRDLLNKMVSTKERVKELHQQFKEASDVKPPRDITAEFLVKSKHRDLTSLCKEYDELQEMQGKLEEKLQELEANPPSDVYLSSRDRQILDWHFANLEFANATPLSTLSLKHWDQDDDFEFTGSHLTVRNGYSCVPVALAEGLDIKLNTAVRQVRYTASGCEVIAVNTRSAAQTFIYKCDAVLCTLPLGVLKQQPPAVQFVPPLPEWKTSAIQRMGFGNLNKVVLCFDRVFWDPSVNLFGHVGSTTASRGELFLFWNLYKAPILLALMAGEAAGIMENISDDVIVGRCLAILKGIFGSSAVPQPKETVVTRWRADPWARGSYSYVAAGSSGNDYDLMAQPITPGPAIPGASQPVPRLFFAGEHTIRNYPATVHGALLSGLREAGRIADQFLGAMYTLPRQATPTTASNPPQAQPAAASV; translated from the exons ATGGATATAACCAGGTGCACGGAGAAATGG GAGAGGCCTCCAACGTCCTccatcatgttgacaagtaagAAATCAGACGCCGggtcgtcgtcgtcctcctcttcatcttcggcgggtgccgcgggaggcgaCAGGGCCCAAGGCTCTGATGCCCAATCGGCAGCTTCGATCTCAGCTGCGGGTCCTACAGACGTAAAGAAGAAGGAGAGATCGTCCCCGAGTAGTGAGTCTGGAGGAGCCCCTTTGCCTCAACAGGGGGCGGGAGGCCCCGGCGCGCTGGACCCGGACTCGGCTGAAGTCCGCCGGACGAGTCGACGCAAGCGACAAAA GCAGGTGGAGTACCGCGAGATGGACGAGAGCCTGGCCAATCTGTCTGAGGACGAATATTACTCCGAGGAGGAGAGGAACGCCAAGGCGGAGAAAGAACGTAAACAGGTCATCCCGCCGCCGGCCCCTCCGCCAGAAGAGGAGAATGACAGTGAACCTGAGGAACCATCTG GTGTGGAAGGCGCTGCTTTTCAGAGTCGCCTACCCCATGACCGCATGACATCCCAGGAGGCCGCGTGCTTCCCTGACATCATCAGCGGGCCCCAGCAGACTCAGAAGGTCTTCCTCTACATCCGGAACCGAACA CTTCAATTGTGGCTGGACAACCCAAAGATCCAGCTGACTTTTGAGACCACCGTACAGCAGCTTGAAGCTCCCTACAACA GTGACAACGTGCTGGTCCACAGGATACACAGCTACCTCGAAAGACACGGTCTCATCAACTTTGGCATTTATAAGAGGGTCAAGGCTTTACCCA CCAAGAAGACCGGAAAGGTGATTGTGATCGGTGGCGGCGTGTCCGGCCTGGCCGCAGCCCGCCAACTGCAGAGCTTTGGGATGGATGTCACTGTATTAGAATCCAGG GACCGTGTTGGAGGCAGGGTGGCAACATTTAGGAAGGGCAACTATGTGGCAGATCTAGGTGCCATGGTGGTGACAGGCCTTG GAGGGAATCCCATGGCCGTGGTCAGCAAGCAGGTTAACATGGAGCTGGCTAAAATCAAACAGAAGTGTCCGCTGTATGAAGCTAATGGACAGGCT GGGGAACGGTGCACGAGT gtgCCCAAAGAAAAAGACGAGATGGTGGAGCAAGAGTTCAACAGACTGTTGGAGGCCACCTCCTTCCTCAGCCACCAGCTGGACTTTAACTTTCTCAACAACAAGCCCGTCTCGCTGGGACAAGCCTTGGAGGTGGTTATACA GTTGCAGGAGAAGCACGTAAAAGATGAGCAGATAGAACACTGGAATAAGATTGTAAAGACACAAGAAGAGCTCAGAGATCTGCTCAATAAG ATGGTGTCCACCAAGGAGCGAGTGAAGGAGCTCCATCAGCAGTTCAAAGAGGCCAGCGACGTCAAACCGCCCCgggacatcaccgctgagttCCTGGTGAAGAGCAAGCACAGAGACTTGACGTCACTCTGCAAA GAGTACGACGAGTTGCAGGAGATGCAGGGGAAGCTGGAGGAGAAGCTCCAAGAACTTGAGGCCAACCCACCCAG TGACGTCTACCTGTCCTCCAGAGACCGCCAAATACTAGACTGGCACTTTGCCAACTTGGAGTTTGCCAACGCCACACCCCTCTCTACCCTCTCGCTCAAACACTGGGATCAA GATGACGACTTTGAGTTCACTGGCAGTCACCTGACCGTGAGGAACGGTTACTCGTGCGTGCCCGTGGCTCTAGCCGAAGGTTTGGACATTAAACTCAACACAGCGGTGCGGCAGGTTCGATACACGGCCTCAG GCTGCGAGGTTATCGCCGTCAACACCCGCTCTGCGGCGCAGACGTTCATCTACAAATGTGACGCGGTGCTGTGCACGCTGCCGCTCGGCGTGCTCAAGCAGCAGCCGCCCGCCGTGCAGTTTGTGCCGCCGCTGCCCGAGTGGAAGACCTCCGCCATCCAGAGGATGGGCTTTGGAAACCTCAACAAG GTGGTGCTGTGTTTCGACAGAGTGTTCTGGGACCCCAGCGTCAACCTGTTCGGCCACGTGGGCTCCACCACGGCCAGTCGGGGCGAGCTCTTTCTCTTCTGGAACCTCTACAAAG CACCTATCTTGCTGGCTCTGATGGCGGGCGAGGCGGCCGGCATTATGGAAAACATCAGTGATGACGTCATCGTGGGACGTTGCCTCGCCATCCTCAAGGGCATTTTCGGCAGCAGTGCCGTGCCTCAG CCGAAGGAGACGGTGGTGACGCGTTGGCGTGCCGACCCCTGGGCGCGAGGTTCCTACTCCTACGTGGCGGCCGGTTCCTCGGGTAATGACTACGACCTGATGGCGCAGCCCATCACGCCAGGTCCTGCCATCCCAGGAGCCTCTCAG CCCGTACCCCGACTCTTCTTCGCCGGCGAACACACCATCAGGAACTACCCAGCCACGGTACACGGCGCCCTCCTCAGCGGCCTCCGCGAGGCCGGACGCATCGCCGACCAGTTCCTTGGCGCCATGTACACACTCCCCAGACAGGCCACGCCCACCACCGCCAGCAACCCACCTCAGGCTCAGCCTGCCGCCGCCAGCGTTTGA
- the kdm1a gene encoding lysine-specific histone demethylase 1A isoform X2 yields MDITRCTEKWERPPTSSIMLTSKKSDAGSSSSSSSSSAGAAGGDRAQGSDAQSAASISAAGPTDVKKKERSSPSSESGGAPLPQQGAGGPGALDPDSAEVRRTSRRKRQKVEYREMDESLANLSEDEYYSEEERNAKAEKERKQVIPPPAPPPEEENDSEPEEPSGVEGAAFQSRLPHDRMTSQEAACFPDIISGPQQTQKVFLYIRNRTLQLWLDNPKIQLTFETTVQQLEAPYNSDNVLVHRIHSYLERHGLINFGIYKRVKALPTKKTGKVIVIGGGVSGLAAARQLQSFGMDVTVLESRDRVGGRVATFRKGNYVADLGAMVVTGLGGNPMAVVSKQVNMELAKIKQKCPLYEANGQAGERCTSVPKEKDEMVEQEFNRLLEATSFLSHQLDFNFLNNKPVSLGQALEVVIQLQEKHVKDEQIEHWNKIVKTQEELRDLLNKMVSTKERVKELHQQFKEASDVKPPRDITAEFLVKSKHRDLTSLCKEYDELQEMQGKLEEKLQELEANPPSDVYLSSRDRQILDWHFANLEFANATPLSTLSLKHWDQDDDFEFTGSHLTVRNGYSCVPVALAEGLDIKLNTAVRQVRYTASGCEVIAVNTRSAAQTFIYKCDAVLCTLPLGVLKQQPPAVQFVPPLPEWKTSAIQRMGFGNLNKVVLCFDRVFWDPSVNLFGHVGSTTASRGELFLFWNLYKAPILLALMAGEAAGIMENISDDVIVGRCLAILKGIFGSSAVPQPKETVVTRWRADPWARGSYSYVAAGSSGNDYDLMAQPITPGPAIPGASQPVPRLFFAGEHTIRNYPATVHGALLSGLREAGRIADQFLGAMYTLPRQATPTTASNPPQAQPAAASV; encoded by the exons ATGGATATAACCAGGTGCACGGAGAAATGG GAGAGGCCTCCAACGTCCTccatcatgttgacaagtaagAAATCAGACGCCGggtcgtcgtcgtcctcctcttcatcttcggcgggtgccgcgggaggcgaCAGGGCCCAAGGCTCTGATGCCCAATCGGCAGCTTCGATCTCAGCTGCGGGTCCTACAGACGTAAAGAAGAAGGAGAGATCGTCCCCGAGTAGTGAGTCTGGAGGAGCCCCTTTGCCTCAACAGGGGGCGGGAGGCCCCGGCGCGCTGGACCCGGACTCGGCTGAAGTCCGCCGGACGAGTCGACGCAAGCGACAAAAG GTGGAGTACCGCGAGATGGACGAGAGCCTGGCCAATCTGTCTGAGGACGAATATTACTCCGAGGAGGAGAGGAACGCCAAGGCGGAGAAAGAACGTAAACAGGTCATCCCGCCGCCGGCCCCTCCGCCAGAAGAGGAGAATGACAGTGAACCTGAGGAACCATCTG GTGTGGAAGGCGCTGCTTTTCAGAGTCGCCTACCCCATGACCGCATGACATCCCAGGAGGCCGCGTGCTTCCCTGACATCATCAGCGGGCCCCAGCAGACTCAGAAGGTCTTCCTCTACATCCGGAACCGAACA CTTCAATTGTGGCTGGACAACCCAAAGATCCAGCTGACTTTTGAGACCACCGTACAGCAGCTTGAAGCTCCCTACAACA GTGACAACGTGCTGGTCCACAGGATACACAGCTACCTCGAAAGACACGGTCTCATCAACTTTGGCATTTATAAGAGGGTCAAGGCTTTACCCA CCAAGAAGACCGGAAAGGTGATTGTGATCGGTGGCGGCGTGTCCGGCCTGGCCGCAGCCCGCCAACTGCAGAGCTTTGGGATGGATGTCACTGTATTAGAATCCAGG GACCGTGTTGGAGGCAGGGTGGCAACATTTAGGAAGGGCAACTATGTGGCAGATCTAGGTGCCATGGTGGTGACAGGCCTTG GAGGGAATCCCATGGCCGTGGTCAGCAAGCAGGTTAACATGGAGCTGGCTAAAATCAAACAGAAGTGTCCGCTGTATGAAGCTAATGGACAGGCT GGGGAACGGTGCACGAGT gtgCCCAAAGAAAAAGACGAGATGGTGGAGCAAGAGTTCAACAGACTGTTGGAGGCCACCTCCTTCCTCAGCCACCAGCTGGACTTTAACTTTCTCAACAACAAGCCCGTCTCGCTGGGACAAGCCTTGGAGGTGGTTATACA GTTGCAGGAGAAGCACGTAAAAGATGAGCAGATAGAACACTGGAATAAGATTGTAAAGACACAAGAAGAGCTCAGAGATCTGCTCAATAAG ATGGTGTCCACCAAGGAGCGAGTGAAGGAGCTCCATCAGCAGTTCAAAGAGGCCAGCGACGTCAAACCGCCCCgggacatcaccgctgagttCCTGGTGAAGAGCAAGCACAGAGACTTGACGTCACTCTGCAAA GAGTACGACGAGTTGCAGGAGATGCAGGGGAAGCTGGAGGAGAAGCTCCAAGAACTTGAGGCCAACCCACCCAG TGACGTCTACCTGTCCTCCAGAGACCGCCAAATACTAGACTGGCACTTTGCCAACTTGGAGTTTGCCAACGCCACACCCCTCTCTACCCTCTCGCTCAAACACTGGGATCAA GATGACGACTTTGAGTTCACTGGCAGTCACCTGACCGTGAGGAACGGTTACTCGTGCGTGCCCGTGGCTCTAGCCGAAGGTTTGGACATTAAACTCAACACAGCGGTGCGGCAGGTTCGATACACGGCCTCAG GCTGCGAGGTTATCGCCGTCAACACCCGCTCTGCGGCGCAGACGTTCATCTACAAATGTGACGCGGTGCTGTGCACGCTGCCGCTCGGCGTGCTCAAGCAGCAGCCGCCCGCCGTGCAGTTTGTGCCGCCGCTGCCCGAGTGGAAGACCTCCGCCATCCAGAGGATGGGCTTTGGAAACCTCAACAAG GTGGTGCTGTGTTTCGACAGAGTGTTCTGGGACCCCAGCGTCAACCTGTTCGGCCACGTGGGCTCCACCACGGCCAGTCGGGGCGAGCTCTTTCTCTTCTGGAACCTCTACAAAG CACCTATCTTGCTGGCTCTGATGGCGGGCGAGGCGGCCGGCATTATGGAAAACATCAGTGATGACGTCATCGTGGGACGTTGCCTCGCCATCCTCAAGGGCATTTTCGGCAGCAGTGCCGTGCCTCAG CCGAAGGAGACGGTGGTGACGCGTTGGCGTGCCGACCCCTGGGCGCGAGGTTCCTACTCCTACGTGGCGGCCGGTTCCTCGGGTAATGACTACGACCTGATGGCGCAGCCCATCACGCCAGGTCCTGCCATCCCAGGAGCCTCTCAG CCCGTACCCCGACTCTTCTTCGCCGGCGAACACACCATCAGGAACTACCCAGCCACGGTACACGGCGCCCTCCTCAGCGGCCTCCGCGAGGCCGGACGCATCGCCGACCAGTTCCTTGGCGCCATGTACACACTCCCCAGACAGGCCACGCCCACCACCGCCAGCAACCCACCTCAGGCTCAGCCTGCCGCCGCCAGCGTTTGA
- the luzp1 gene encoding leucine zipper protein 1, translating into MSDMTHRHLRHKLQSLSRRLDELEEATNKLQKSEDELLDIQDKIIQAEGSNSSLLADVESLRKRLLKIQGKDEEVRKAEDLCRTVREKLEEEENLTMALKAEIEHLQRRMAELEKLEEAFGKSKSDCSQLCLSLNEEKNLTKKLSTELETLKTRLKEMEGSEMKLDKAEQTLAAELDKFKGVCQTFENEHKRIREKQKEDEKIILKLTEKLERLGMSVDPGCTDLIRSRIEEELSSTGIHTSNLTGRKKSLDYNIGLLNKSENQKNLAGSPEEDNKVKELTQEVERLKNRLKQLEIVENDLKSSESKNGELHKKFQMERDRARQLSEQVEQLRTQLCNKGGIGGHRTVDKQGNGSANICPNSPAKHLENGKAENEELAKGTFRQEKPKYRSAASVTEPSSPKHRIRELSPQHKRETKLRTKDLSNSEETSPMSPNRAISPAHKSRRTPKTPNPFSDNGIRETGRGTEERSYKGTMYSALHTPSSDVKKVSVLSRYPPAANDQKPLRTPYRQGDGDGKKSRMEKISKSYGGSDSESTNSDVVPESSTSVPDKDAELPSDQESTDPLQHSASSLSKANGSYKAYRSNVNQLLPNDQGSEGHSSASETESTGSRPSEPETVNETTTTTPSSRTATSRYSPYSHVKDSHSEGSSSRSSFDEELRAHLAEGGRNTPSGLEVQRVCSPREGLRSKAVIKPAIVEIDRKEMMISEPLPANGKPKISTKPVLTNTSKITSSITIYPNDPSSSRTSSRSSSVSSEPLSAKERHTSTSNFLIGPSSEHHGSISIPYEISIPKSELTLRSSQDQDPGADNHNDSSSKSRIHSSSRVETTTRHTAYQHSSFSHPSPDTTTADLNDSSVFESSNSTTTFTSWQNQSQEESLPDTKNVTVRSTWKNKGLGSDEKERRRRGVMDGVSEDEAESTTTCRAYLAKTVDSDDSRSYGSKTTGIVSALRRAKPSPSDMYMRTIDKEADESPLLRGGTAKSVHADTGAFGKTLPHAPVTSQSWNRSYSQRPQGANADPLSWRQHLAATNSVPLGSSYERTAKTTGVSSRGEQWSGRAQASPKSGAGSRAWTHRQAEHH; encoded by the exons ATGTCTGACATGACACATCGCCATTTGCGGCACAAGCTACAAAGTCTCAGTCGACGGCTCGATGAATTGGAGGAAGCCACTAACAAGCTGCAGAAGTCTGAAGATGAGTTGCTCGACATCCAG GACAAGATCATCCAGGCAGAAGGTAGCAATTCGTCCTTGCTTGCCGATGTCGAGTCCTTGAGGAAACGCCTCTTGAAAATCCAAGGTAAAGATGAGGAGGTGCGCAAAGCTGAAGACCTCTGCCGGACTGTGAGAGAGAAACTGGAAGAGGAGGAAAATCTAACCATGGCGCTGAAGGCCGAGATCGAACATCTCCAGAGGAGGATGGCGGAGCTGGAGAAATTAGAAGAAGCTTTTGGGAAAAGTAAGTCCGACTGTAGCCAGCTCTGCCTCAGCCTCAATGAAGAGAAGAACCTGACCAAGAAACTCTCGACCGAGTTGGAGACCCTCAAAACACGTTTAAAGGAAATGGAGGGGTCTGAGATGAAACTGGACAAAGCAGAGCAGACATTAGCAGCGGAACTTGACAAGTTTAAAGGAGTCTGCCAGACCTTTGAGAATGAACACAAGAGGATACGAGAGAAACAAAAGGAAGATGAGAAGATCATTTTAAAGCTCACAGAGAAACTGGAGCGCCTTGGCATGTCTGTAGATCCTGGTTGTACAGACTTAATAAGATCAAGAATTGAAGAGGAGCTATCCTCCACCGGCATCCACACCAGTAACTTGACTGGACGTAAGAAGAGCCTCGACTACAACATTGGCCTGCTGAATAAATCTGAAAATCAGAAGAACCTTGCAGGGTCACCTGAGGAGGACAATAAGGTAAAGGAGTTGACGCAAGAAGTTGAACGTCTGAAGAACCGCCTCAAACAACTAGAGATTGTAGAGAATGACTTGAAGAGCTCCGAGTCAAAAAACGGCGAGCTTCACAAAAAGTTCCAGATGGAACGAGACCGGGCTCGCCAACTGAGCGAGCAGGTGGAACAGCTCAGGACGCAGCTGTGCAATAAAGGTGGAATCGGAGGCCACCGAACTGTGGATAAGCAAGGCAACGGAAGTGCTAACATCTGCCCCAACAGCCCTGCCAAGCATCTGGAGAATGGCAAAGCCGAGAACGAAGAGCTCGCCAAGGGAACGTTCAGGCAAGAGAAGCCTAAATACCGAAGCGCCGCATCTGTCACCGAGCCCAGCTCGCCTAAGCACCGAATCAGGGAGCTATCTCCTCAGCACAAGAGAGAAACCAAGCTCAGAACTAAAGATCTCAGCAACTCCGAGGAAACCTCTCCCATGTCTCCTAACAGAGCCATCAGtcctgcacacaaaagtaggcgGACACCCAAAACCCCCAATCCTTTTTCCGATAACGGAATAAGAGAAACGGGGAGAGGAACTGAGGAAAGATCATACAAGGGAACAATGTACAGCGCTTTGCATACACCTTCCAGTGACGTTAAAAAAGTGTCCGTTCTTAGCCGCTACCCGCCAGCAGCTAATGACCAGAAGCCCCTGAGGACACCTTACAGACAGGGCGATGGGGACGGCAAAAAGAGCAGAATGGAAAAGATTTCAAAATCATATGGAGGCAGCGACAGTGAATCGACCAACTCGGATGTTGTGCCTGAGAGCAGCACCTCCGTACCAGACAAGGACGCTGAGCTCCCTTCAGACCAGGAATCAACTGACCCACTTCAACATTCTGCATCCAGCCTATCCAAGGCCAATGGATCCTACAAAGCTTACAGATCCAACGTCAATCAACTGCTGCCAAATGACCAGGGGTCTGAAGGTCATTCCTCTGCTTCAGAAACAGAATCTACCGGTTCGAGACCTTCTGAACCAGAGACGGTGAATGAAACGACTACTACAACTCCAAGCAGTAGGACTGCAACCTCGAGATATTCTCCGTATTCTCACGTCAAAGACTCTCATTCAGAGGGTTCTTCCTCCAGAAGTTCCTTCGATGAAGAACTGAGAGCACATTTAGCTGAGGGAGGCAGGAACACCCCATCTGGTCTGGAAGTCCAGCGGGTTTGCAGTCCACGGGAGGGGTTGAGGTCAAAAGCAGTCATCAAACCTGCCATCGTTGAGATCGACAGGAAAGAGATGATGATTTCTGAACCCTTGCCCGCCAACGGAAAACCCAAGATATCCACCAAACCAGTGTTGACCAACACCAGTAAGATAACCAGCAGTATAACCATCTATCCCAATGACCCGAGCTCCTCCAGAACCAGCAGTCGCAGCAGCAGTGTGTCCAGCGAGCCCTTGTCCGCCAAGGAACGTCACACATCCACCAGTAACTTTCTCATCG GCCCAAGTAGCGAGCACCATGGCAGCATTTCAATCCCTTACGAAATCTCCATCCCCAAGAGCGAGCTTACCCTGCGGTCAAGCCAGGACCAGGACCCCGGAGCGGATAACCACAATGATTCCTCATCCAAGTCGAGGATTCACAGTTCCTCCAGAGTGGAAACAACCACGAGGCACACGGCCTACCAACACAGCAGCTTTAGCCACCCGTCTCCGGACACGACCACTGCTGACCTCAACGATTCTTCTGTCTTCGAAAGCTCCAATAGCACCACCACTTTCACCAGCTGGCAAAACCAAAGTCAAGAAGAGTCCCTACCAGACACGAAGAATGTAACCGTGAGAAGCACTTGGAAGAACAAAGGCCTCGGGTCGGATGAGAAGGAGAGACGAAGAAGGGGGGTCATGGACGGGGTTTCTGAGGATGAGGCAGAATCTACAACAACATGCAGGGCTTACCTGGCGAAAACCGTTGACTCTGATGACTCCAGGAGCTATGGATCTAAAACCACTGGGATTGTTTCTGCTCTGAGGAGAGCCAAGCCATCCCCTTCGGAT ATGTACATGCGGACTATCGACAAAGAAGCCGACGAATCGCCGCTCCTTCGCGGCGGAACCGCCAAGTCCGTCCATGCGGACACAGGAGCCTTCGGAAAGACTTTGCCTCACGCGCCTGTCACCTCTCAGTCCTGGAACCGTTCGTACTCGCAACGACCGCAG GGTGCAAATGCCGACCCTCTCTCATGGAGACAACACCTGGCGGCCACAAACTCCGTCCCCCTGGGGAGCTCCTACGAACGGACGGCCAAAACGACGGGCGTGTCGTCCAGAGGGGAGCAGTGGTCCGGTCGGGCTCAAGCGTCGCCAAAGAGCGGCGCGGGAAGCCGGGCGTGGACCCATCGTCAGGCGGAACATCATTAG